A window of Sus scrofa isolate TJ Tabasco breed Duroc unplaced genomic scaffold, Sscrofa11.1 Contig740, whole genome shotgun sequence contains these coding sequences:
- the LOC100154723 gene encoding olfactory receptor 4N2-like: MYLQAGEMESENITVVTEFIFVGLTQSRNIQLLVFVLVFIFYLIILPGNFLIILTIRSDPGLTAPLYFFLGNLAFLDASYSFIVAPRMLVDFLSEKKVISYRGCITQLFFLHFLGGGEMLLLVVMALDRYIAICRPLHYSTVMNPRACYALSLAQWLGGFVHSIIQVALILHLPFCGPNRLDNFFCDVPQVIKLACTDTFVVELLMVFNSGLLTLICFLGLLASYAVILCRVRGSSSEGKTKAMSTCTTHIIVIFLMFGPGIFIYTRPFRAFPADKVVSLFHTVIFPLLNPVIYTLRNQEVKTSLKKLLINN; encoded by the coding sequence ATGTACTTACAGGCTGGGGAGATGGAGAGTGAGAACATTACTGTGGTGACTGAATTTATCTTTGTTGGTCTGACCCAATCTCGAAATATCCAGCTCCTGGTCTTTGTgctagttttcattttctatctcaTCATCctccctggaaacttcctcatcatcctcaccatcaggTCAGACCCTGGCCTCACGGCTCCACTCTACTTCTTTCTGGGCAACTTGGCCTTCCTGGATGCATCCTACTCCTTCATCGTGGCTCCCAGGATGCTGGTGGACTTCCTCTCTGAGAAGAAGGTGATCTCCTACAGAGGCTGCATCACTCAGCTCTTTTTCTTGCACTTCCTTGGAGGAGGGGAGATGTTACTCCTGGTAGTGATGGCCTTGGACCGCTACATTGCCATCTGTCGTCCTTTACACTACTCAACTGTCATGAACCCTAGAGCATGCTATGCCTTGTCCTTGGCTCAATGGCTTGGAGGCTTTGTCCACTCCATCATCCAGGTGGCCCTCATCCTCCACTTGCCCTTCTGTGGTCCAAACCGACTAGACAACTTCTTCTGTGATGTGCCACAGGTCATCAAGCTGGCCTGCACTGACACCTTTGTGGTGGAGCTCCTGATGGTCTTCAACAGTGGCTTGCTCACCCTCATATGTTTTCTGGGGCTTCTGGCCTCCTATGCTGTCATCCTCTGTCGTGTCCGTGGTTCCTCCTCTGAGGGGAAGACCAAAGCCATGTCCACATGCACCACCCATATCATTGTTATATTTCTCATGTTTGGGCCTGGTATCTTCATCTACACCCGCCCCTTCAGAGCCTTTCCAGCAGACAAGGTGGTTTCTCTCTTCCACACGGTGATCTTTCCTCTGTTGAACCCTGTGATTTATACCCTTCGCAACCAGGAAGTAAAAACCTCACTGAAAAAGTTGTTAATCAACAATTAG